One region of Vibrio pelagius genomic DNA includes:
- a CDS encoding VacJ family lipoprotein, translating into MSISALRLSSLILAASIMVGCSSVPDEEVAHSENQATTEYEAESHPNDPFESFNRAMWDINYDYLDPYLVRPVSLAYVNYTPVPVRTGISNFLANLDEPASMVNNLIMGNGEKALDHFNRFWINTTFGLVGLIDIASEAGITKYDDKSFSDAIGHYGVGNGPYFMIPGYGPVTTREVTEQVDGLYLPLSLLNFWASLGKWAFEGMETRAQLVSQEALLDDSPDPYALTRDIYIQRRDFKAEIEPEAVDLEEEDLIDDYLEDF; encoded by the coding sequence ATGTCTATCAGCGCTTTAAGACTTTCTAGCTTAATTCTAGCGGCCAGTATTATGGTCGGGTGTTCTAGTGTCCCCGATGAAGAAGTGGCCCACTCAGAAAACCAAGCAACCACAGAGTATGAAGCTGAATCGCATCCTAATGACCCTTTTGAAAGCTTCAACCGCGCGATGTGGGATATCAACTACGATTATCTTGACCCATATCTAGTGCGCCCTGTGTCTCTTGCTTATGTTAACTACACGCCAGTTCCTGTGCGTACCGGTATCTCTAACTTTCTAGCCAACTTGGATGAGCCAGCCAGTATGGTCAATAATCTGATCATGGGTAATGGTGAAAAAGCGCTGGATCACTTCAACCGCTTTTGGATTAATACCACCTTTGGTTTGGTTGGTCTGATCGATATTGCGAGTGAAGCGGGTATCACTAAGTATGACGATAAGTCTTTCTCTGATGCTATCGGTCATTATGGGGTAGGTAATGGTCCGTACTTCATGATTCCGGGCTATGGTCCTGTCACCACACGTGAAGTAACAGAGCAGGTTGATGGTCTCTACTTACCGCTCTCGTTATTGAATTTTTGGGCAAGTCTAGGGAAGTGGGCGTTCGAAGGTATGGAAACACGTGCTCAGTTAGTATCGCAAGAAGCGTTACTCGATGACTCTCCAGATCCTTACGCTCTGACACGTGATATCTATATACAGCGTCGTGATTTTAAGGCAGAAATTGAGCCTGAAGCGGTTGATCTAGAGGAAGAAGATTTAATTGATGACTATTTGGAAGATTTTTAA
- a CDS encoding outer membrane protein transport protein: MKMNKTLLSTAVAVGLLSTSGVTQAAGFQLAEYSATGLGRAYAGEAAMADGADAQWRNPAMLTYLEGTQVSVGGIYVNPNIDVKGEVNHAHPALGTSQASSNDFADDAIIPNLYISHRYNEKFAIGFALGTNYGMETNLGDDFNASHFGNEASVITKEANVNFAYQLNEAVSIGGGVRYVIGEGSFGATAPEKNAVSVDPNTGMPISVPAGTTLKYMEGDDTAWGWQVGTAWQINESNRIGFAYKSEVEFKLEGHAEGIGFGLNPGQRDNGHMMLALPATAELASFHQLTKALAVHASFNWTDWSSFEKLQAELNNYGSHTVKVENWEDNYRLAVGATYQVDPKLALRTGVAYDTSAVSDKNRTITIPETDRTWLSIGAGYQWSEQLSLDAGFTYIIAKDAPITESRGYASDDAAEAVGGRFVGTTTGNVWLVGVQANYRF; encoded by the coding sequence ATGAAAATGAATAAGACTCTTCTATCTACTGCAGTGGCAGTTGGTTTACTTTCTACATCTGGCGTAACTCAGGCTGCAGGCTTCCAACTGGCAGAGTACTCTGCAACTGGTCTTGGTCGTGCATACGCAGGTGAAGCAGCAATGGCTGACGGTGCAGACGCACAATGGCGTAACCCTGCAATGTTGACTTACCTAGAAGGTACTCAAGTTTCTGTTGGTGGTATATACGTAAACCCAAACATTGATGTTAAAGGTGAGGTAAACCACGCACACCCAGCACTAGGTACTAGCCAAGCATCTTCAAATGATTTCGCTGATGACGCGATTATCCCGAATCTATACATTTCTCACCGTTACAACGAGAAATTTGCTATTGGTTTTGCCTTAGGTACGAACTACGGCATGGAAACGAATCTAGGCGATGACTTCAATGCTTCTCACTTTGGTAATGAAGCAAGCGTTATAACTAAAGAAGCAAATGTAAACTTTGCTTACCAACTCAACGAAGCCGTAAGTATTGGTGGCGGAGTACGCTACGTAATAGGTGAAGGAAGCTTTGGTGCTACCGCTCCTGAAAAGAATGCAGTTAGCGTTGATCCTAATACAGGAATGCCTATTTCTGTACCTGCAGGTACCACACTAAAGTATATGGAAGGTGATGACACAGCTTGGGGTTGGCAAGTGGGTACCGCTTGGCAGATCAATGAGAGTAACCGTATCGGATTCGCTTATAAATCAGAGGTTGAGTTTAAACTAGAAGGTCACGCTGAAGGCATCGGCTTTGGCTTGAATCCAGGTCAACGCGACAACGGTCATATGATGCTAGCTCTTCCAGCTACTGCTGAGCTTGCGAGCTTCCATCAATTAACAAAAGCATTAGCAGTTCACGCTAGCTTCAACTGGACTGACTGGAGCTCTTTCGAAAAACTGCAGGCAGAACTAAACAACTACGGTAGCCATACAGTTAAAGTGGAGAACTGGGAAGACAATTATCGACTAGCTGTTGGCGCAACTTACCAAGTTGACCCTAAACTAGCACTGCGTACAGGTGTAGCTTACGATACTTCTGCAGTAAGTGACAAAAACCGTACTATCACGATTCCAGAGACAGACCGTACTTGGTTAAGTATTGGTGCTGGTTACCAATGGTCTGAGCAACTTTCATTAGATGCTGGCTTTACATACATCATTGCCAAAGATGCGCCAATTACTGAATCTCGTGGTTATGCTTCTGACGACGCTGCAGAAGCAGTTGGCGGTCGATTTGTAGGCACAACAACGGGTAATGTCTGGCTAGTCGGTGTTCAAGCGAACTACCGCTTCTAA